CGGGGGAGGCGGGTCTAGGCCCGAATTCCTTGCAGATCCGCATCAGGTGCTCGGCTGTCCGCTGGGAATAGCTGACCTCTTCTTTCAGCCACTTTCCCCACTCCCCATAGGGAACCGCTGCCTTGGCCTCCGTCAGGCAGGTGCCGATTTGAACGCAGTTCTGGAGCATGATTTTGTCGGTCCGGCTTTTAATTAAGTTAATCTCGGCCGCGATTTGCGCCGGTGTCCGGGTAGATAATTCAACATTCATTCTGGTTTCACTCTCTTAACCGATGATATTTTACAGATAACGCTATAAAATATTCCGGTCCCCAGACAAGTGTGAGGGTTTCAGCCCCGATCTGGCGGGATTAGCGTGTTTTATCCCTCCTTTTGCCCTTGAATTAATTGATCAGTTTGTATAGTATTCCATATGTAGGGTTCCAAGCTTCCTGCGTGCCAAAAATAAAAAAGGGGCTGAAGAAAATGGATCTTAGAGAGCGGTTAATCGAAGCCTTCACCAAATTGGGATTTGACGAATACAGAGAAATTAAAGTTGATAACATTGTTTTTTCACAGGATGTATTCAATCAGTGCGCCAGAAATACCTGCGGCAATTTTGGCAAGAACCATGCTTGCCCGCCCGGAGCAGGGACGGAGGAGGAAAGGAAAGCCAGGGTCCGGAAATATGATCAGGCTTTTATTCTCTGTAAAATCATCTCGATCCTCTCCGGAGATGATATGATGGAGTCGATGGGGATTCTGGGCAATTTGAACAAAGCGCTGCGGAAAGAATTTGCTGCGGAAGATGTTCTGATTTTGGGGGCAGGTCCCTGTACATTGTGTGAGAAATGCTCGGCTCTTGACGGAGAACCCTGCCGCTTCCCGGACAAAAAGCAATATTCGATGGAAGGCAACGGGATTGATGTCGTCCGGATGTCCATGGACCAGAAGATGACGTATAACGCAGGAATGGGAAAAGTCGGCTTTTTTTCGCTTGTACTTTATAACCATTAAGGAAGATAGTTGCCCTCAATAGCAGTTAATTGTTTTTTGGGGCGTTAACAAAGTAATTATGAATTTAAAGGATACTGGGATTTCCTTTATTTTATTTGGGATGCTATAATATCCGGAGAAATATCTATCAGAGATAATGATGGAAGATGTTGCAACCATTTTCAAATTGGAAAATGCTTAAAAGGTGGTATTGAGATGTTGGAACTGATAAATGTCGGCCTGACGTTAGACGATGACAAGGGAACAGATGTAGAAATCCTTGAGAACATCAGTCTCACCCTGGATAAGAAAAAGATTTACGTCATGACAGGTCCGAACGGGGGAGGAAAATCCTCGATCGCCAAAGTGATTATGGGTATTTACCAGCCTACGGCAGGAAAAATACTTTTGGATGGTACCGATATTACCGGTATGGGAATTACGGAAAGAGCACGGCTGGGTATCGGCTATGCGTTTCAGTCACCGCCCCGTTTCAAAGGAATGAAAGTCCGCGATATTTTGAAGCTGGCTGCCGGTCCGGATAAAGAGGTGAATTCCTGTGATTTGCTTTATGATGTGGGTTTATGTGCGCAGGATTATTTGGATAGGGAAATTAATGCGAGCTTTTCGGGCGGGGAATTAAAGAGAGTTGAAATTGCCAGTATTTTGGCGCGCAACCTGAAAGTGGCTGTCTTTGATGAACCGGAAGCAGGGATTGACCTGTGGAGCTTCCAGAAGCTGACCGAGACGTTCCAAAATTTAAATAAAAAGTATGACACGACGATCGTGATTATCTCTCACCAGGAGAGGATTCTCCGTCTGGCCGACCAGGTTGTTTTAGTGTCCGACGGAAAAATCAGCGAAGTGACCACCAAGGCTAAAATTCTGGGTGAAATCGAGCTGCTGGATTCCAACTG
This genomic stretch from Dehalobacter restrictus DSM 9455 harbors:
- a CDS encoding ABC transporter ATP-binding protein, giving the protein MLELINVGLTLDDDKGTDVEILENISLTLDKKKIYVMTGPNGGGKSSIAKVIMGIYQPTAGKILLDGTDITGMGITERARLGIGYAFQSPPRFKGMKVRDILKLAAGPDKEVNSCDLLYDVGLCAQDYLDREINASFSGGELKRVEIASILARNLKVAVFDEPEAGIDLWSFQKLTETFQNLNKKYDTTIVIISHQERILRLADQVVLVSDGKISEVTTKAKILGEIELLDSNCECRNNCTIVGGKAQC
- a CDS encoding DUF2284 domain-containing protein, which codes for MDLRERLIEAFTKLGFDEYREIKVDNIVFSQDVFNQCARNTCGNFGKNHACPPGAGTEEERKARVRKYDQAFILCKIISILSGDDMMESMGILGNLNKALRKEFAAEDVLILGAGPCTLCEKCSALDGEPCRFPDKKQYSMEGNGIDVVRMSMDQKMTYNAGMGKVGFFSLVLYNH